The Corynebacterium poyangense genome includes a window with the following:
- the hutH gene encoding histidine ammonia-lyase: protein MNMAENLVTVGIHALSVSEVVNVARHGWKIELAEDSLKVMSETRARIDELAGHNDPVYGVSTGFGALARKHIPEEKRTHLQCSLVRSHAAGSGPEVETEVIRALMLLRLSTLATGRTGVRVEVADSYLRLLNAGLTPCVHEYGSLGCSGDLAPLSHCALALMGEGNVRNREGHLLPAAEALEHAGISPVILREKEGLALINGTDGMLGQLCLALTDLQELAKLADLAAAMSVQGLRGTTGVFEPHLQALRPQPGQALSAANILALCQESEILDSAFEEFKVSHVQDAYSIRCAPQVAGGFRDTLAHAEKVADNELAAAIDNPVVTPEGDVRSNGNFHGAPIAYVLDFLAIVVADLASISERRTDRFLDPARNRGLHPFLADDPGVDSGHMIAQYTQAAIVSELKRLANPASVDSIPSSAMQEDHVSMGWSAARKLRKAVDGLRRVLAIEILTAARAIDMRGEKPSAPVAAVISRLRLRVPGVGPDRFLAPEIEETVTLLSNGELLSALADTGITLR, encoded by the coding sequence ATGAATATGGCTGAAAACCTTGTCACCGTGGGCATTCACGCACTCAGCGTGAGCGAGGTTGTCAACGTGGCGCGTCATGGCTGGAAAATTGAATTAGCGGAGGACAGCCTCAAGGTCATGTCTGAAACCAGGGCCCGAATTGATGAGCTAGCAGGCCACAATGACCCGGTCTACGGGGTTTCGACGGGTTTCGGAGCTTTAGCCAGAAAACATATCCCGGAAGAAAAGCGCACTCATCTGCAGTGCAGTCTAGTTCGAAGCCACGCAGCCGGATCGGGTCCGGAGGTCGAAACAGAGGTTATTCGGGCGTTAATGTTGCTGCGGCTCTCAACGTTGGCTACCGGACGAACCGGAGTGCGTGTTGAGGTAGCGGATAGTTATCTACGGTTGCTCAACGCCGGGCTCACCCCATGTGTCCATGAATACGGATCATTGGGATGCTCAGGGGATTTGGCACCATTGTCTCATTGCGCCTTGGCCCTCATGGGGGAGGGGAATGTTCGGAATCGCGAGGGGCATCTTCTTCCCGCGGCGGAGGCATTAGAACACGCCGGGATTTCCCCAGTTATTCTGCGGGAGAAAGAGGGGCTGGCGCTGATCAACGGGACCGACGGGATGTTAGGCCAACTCTGTTTAGCGCTGACTGACTTACAAGAGCTAGCAAAACTTGCCGATCTGGCTGCCGCCATGTCGGTTCAAGGTCTACGCGGAACCACTGGTGTTTTTGAACCTCACCTTCAGGCCTTACGTCCACAGCCAGGTCAAGCGCTATCCGCCGCAAATATCTTGGCGCTATGTCAAGAATCAGAGATCCTGGATTCTGCCTTTGAGGAATTTAAAGTTTCCCATGTTCAGGATGCATATTCTATCCGTTGTGCACCCCAAGTGGCGGGCGGATTCCGAGACACGTTAGCCCATGCGGAGAAGGTTGCAGACAATGAATTAGCAGCCGCTATAGATAATCCAGTGGTGACCCCGGAGGGCGATGTTCGTTCCAACGGGAATTTTCATGGCGCCCCCATCGCGTATGTCTTAGATTTCTTAGCCATTGTGGTTGCGGATTTAGCCAGCATTTCCGAACGACGTACTGACCGTTTCCTGGATCCGGCTCGAAATCGAGGGCTGCATCCTTTCTTAGCAGATGATCCCGGAGTGGACTCTGGGCACATGATTGCGCAGTACACCCAAGCAGCAATTGTTTCTGAACTTAAGCGTCTAGCGAACCCTGCGTCGGTTGACTCCATTCCCTCCTCAGCCATGCAAGAAGATCATGTCTCGATGGGGTGGTCTGCGGCGCGGAAGTTAAGGAAAGCGGTGGATGGATTACGACGGGTTTTGGCTATTGAAATTCTCACTGCTGCACGGGCTATTGATATGCGCGGGGAAAAACCGTCTGCGCCGGTGGCTGCGGTTATTTCTCGGCTGCGTCTAAGGGTGCCCGGGGTGGGGCCGGACCGTTTTCTCGCTCCGGAAATTGAAGAGACGGTGACTCTTTTGTCCAATGGTGAACTCCTGTCTGCTCTTGCTGATACCGGTATTACCTTGCGCTAG
- a CDS encoding ThiF family adenylyltransferase, whose amino-acid sequence MTKRYERYVRQLNLPGFDEKMQQKLEDSRVAVVGAGGLGSPALLYLAAAGVGHISVIDDDVVELSNLHRQIIHPTANVGVPKVESARDRIQELNPFTDVDIIRGRLTWPEAPAVLHGADIVLDGSDNFDTRHIISATCAQLHIPHVWAAVLGWHAQLSVFHAGHGPVYEDLFPHPPAPGTIPNCAEAGVLGPVVGVVGATMAMETLKFLSGCGECLIGKIGYFDSLTGEWEYLPLTANPQVTERLVTFGPAIGPSVPITYQLPADAQLIDVREPGEFHEEHIPSAINLPLSTIHDHPEQCAEYIRTLADTPVVLYCRSGARSEEAIRILRRHLPENSTLAPALSSFRGGIERWKEGDSSAR is encoded by the coding sequence ATGACGAAGCGATATGAACGCTATGTCCGACAGCTCAACCTGCCTGGCTTTGATGAGAAGATGCAACAAAAATTAGAGGATAGTCGGGTGGCGGTGGTTGGGGCCGGAGGTTTAGGGTCCCCGGCTCTGCTCTACCTGGCAGCGGCCGGCGTCGGACATATCAGCGTCATCGATGATGATGTCGTAGAACTATCTAACTTGCACCGCCAAATCATCCACCCCACCGCGAATGTGGGAGTGCCGAAAGTAGAATCTGCGCGGGATCGGATCCAGGAGCTCAACCCCTTCACCGACGTCGATATCATTCGAGGGCGCCTCACCTGGCCCGAAGCCCCCGCCGTTCTCCACGGCGCAGATATTGTCCTCGATGGAAGCGATAATTTTGATACCCGGCATATCATTTCAGCCACCTGCGCGCAGCTACACATTCCCCACGTCTGGGCAGCTGTTTTAGGCTGGCACGCCCAGCTTTCGGTATTCCATGCCGGACACGGCCCAGTCTACGAAGACCTTTTCCCGCACCCACCCGCACCCGGCACTATCCCTAACTGCGCTGAAGCCGGTGTTCTCGGGCCAGTGGTCGGAGTTGTCGGAGCAACCATGGCAATGGAAACTTTAAAATTCCTCAGTGGCTGCGGAGAATGCCTCATCGGGAAAATCGGGTATTTTGACTCCCTCACCGGAGAATGGGAATACCTCCCGCTTACAGCTAACCCCCAGGTCACAGAACGTTTGGTGACGTTCGGGCCAGCCATTGGCCCCTCGGTTCCGATCACCTACCAGCTGCCCGCCGATGCGCAGCTCATTGATGTCCGAGAACCCGGAGAATTTCACGAAGAACATATCCCTTCAGCCATCAACCTCCCGCTCAGTACAATCCACGACCACCCCGAACAATGCGCTGAATATATCCGCACTCTTGCGGACACCCCTGTGGTGCTGTACTGCCGCAGCGGAGCCCGCTCCGAGGAGGCGATCCGGATTTTGCGCCGGCATCTGCCGGAGAATTCGACGCTCGCCCCGGCGCTGAGCAGCTTCCGCGGCGGGATAGAGCGCTGGAAAGAAGGAGACTCTAGCGCAAGGTAA
- the hutI gene encoding imidazolonepropionase translates to MNNSHSHAKIFYGISELHTVSHQGVINDAAIVIDDGIVQWVGEQRLAPDVDNSVNLQGKAVLPGWVDSHTHMVFAGDRSAEFEARMAGEDYVAGGIALTMEATRHTGEQEHIRLLEERVQAAYEGGTTTLETKTGYGLDVASEELAARIAGQYVDDVTFLGAHLVPPGMDSEDYTDLVCGPMLEAVSPYVQWIDVFCERGAFSEEQSRRVLQAGLERGLQPRVHGNQLGLGPGVKVAVDLGAASVDHVNYVSDEDIALLAASDTVATVLPACDLSTRQTLAPARKLLDAGINLAIATNLNPGTSYTSSMNFCISTAVLQMRLSLAEAIHAGTAGGARALNRHDVGEGKDSQGRPAKGCLTPGSAADFQVLNSAHAIDLAYRPGMPMTYQVYRAGHQVN, encoded by the coding sequence ATGAATAATTCTCATTCCCACGCAAAGATTTTTTATGGCATATCGGAACTTCATACTGTTTCTCACCAGGGAGTCATCAACGATGCTGCCATCGTTATCGACGATGGCATAGTGCAATGGGTGGGGGAACAGCGCTTAGCTCCAGACGTCGACAATAGTGTGAATCTCCAGGGCAAAGCGGTTCTCCCAGGATGGGTGGACAGCCACACCCATATGGTTTTTGCGGGGGACCGTTCTGCGGAATTTGAAGCTCGTATGGCGGGGGAAGATTATGTTGCCGGTGGAATTGCTCTCACTATGGAAGCGACTCGACACACCGGCGAACAAGAACATATCCGGCTCCTTGAGGAACGTGTTCAGGCGGCCTATGAAGGCGGAACCACGACTCTGGAAACGAAAACAGGATATGGGTTGGATGTTGCTTCCGAGGAATTAGCTGCGCGAATTGCTGGTCAATACGTTGATGACGTGACATTTTTGGGTGCTCATTTAGTACCGCCAGGCATGGACAGTGAGGACTACACCGATCTGGTGTGCGGGCCGATGTTAGAGGCGGTGAGCCCTTATGTGCAATGGATCGACGTGTTTTGCGAGCGCGGAGCGTTTAGCGAGGAGCAGTCGCGTCGAGTGTTGCAGGCCGGGCTGGAACGCGGTTTGCAACCTCGGGTACATGGCAATCAATTAGGCCTTGGGCCGGGAGTAAAGGTGGCGGTTGATCTTGGGGCAGCAAGCGTCGACCATGTCAATTACGTCTCCGATGAGGATATTGCGCTTTTGGCTGCCTCAGACACCGTAGCCACAGTTCTTCCAGCATGTGATTTATCCACCCGGCAAACCCTAGCACCGGCACGAAAATTGCTTGATGCCGGGATCAACCTCGCAATTGCCACCAACCTTAACCCCGGCACCTCGTACACCTCCTCAATGAATTTTTGTATCAGCACAGCAGTACTGCAGATGCGGTTGAGTTTGGCAGAAGCTATCCATGCTGGGACAGCGGGTGGGGCTCGGGCATTGAATCGACACGACGTGGGCGAAGGCAAAGATTCTCAAGGAAGACCAGCTAAAGGTTGTTTAACCCCTGGTTCTGCGGCGGATTTCCAGGTCTTGAACAGCGCTCACGCCATTGATTTGGCGTATCGGCCAGGAATGCCCATGACCTACCAAGTTTATCGAGCCGGTCACCAAGTGAACTAA
- the hisC gene encoding histidinol-phosphate transaminase, whose translation MIRAEIADMPEYVPGKDYPGAIKLSSNEVTTAPVPEVKEAVMEVLDNPNRYPDMGVDKLRAKIAEFLGLESNQISVGCGSSAICQELVQITCHDGDEVIFPWRSFEAYPIFAEVHGAQPVMVPLTADNGLDLDAMIAAINDRTRLIFVCNPNNPSGSTITTSQFAEFMDKVPEDVVVALDEAYFEYNRAADTPVATEEIARHPNVVGLRTFSKAWGLAGIRVGYAFGAPEIISALNKVCLPFSVNAVAQAAALTCLDYADRVMASTEETVIQRDRVADALGVQRSQANYVWLPCDDPATAPELAERLAEHGVLVRAFPEGLRITVTNRAETDLFLAAWEKIT comes from the coding sequence ATGATCCGTGCCGAAATCGCTGACATGCCAGAATATGTTCCCGGAAAAGACTACCCCGGAGCTATCAAACTATCCTCCAACGAGGTCACCACAGCACCCGTTCCAGAGGTAAAAGAAGCTGTGATGGAGGTGCTGGACAATCCAAACCGTTATCCGGATATGGGGGTGGATAAACTCAGAGCAAAAATCGCGGAGTTTTTAGGTCTAGAAAGTAACCAAATCTCCGTGGGGTGTGGATCATCAGCTATCTGCCAAGAGCTGGTTCAAATCACCTGCCACGACGGAGATGAAGTCATCTTCCCCTGGCGTAGTTTTGAGGCCTACCCCATTTTCGCAGAGGTCCACGGCGCTCAGCCGGTCATGGTGCCGCTCACCGCAGACAACGGTCTTGACCTAGACGCCATGATCGCCGCCATCAATGACCGCACCCGGCTCATTTTTGTCTGCAACCCCAACAATCCTTCGGGCTCCACCATCACTACCTCCCAATTTGCGGAGTTTATGGATAAAGTCCCAGAAGACGTCGTAGTAGCTCTTGACGAGGCCTATTTCGAATATAATCGCGCCGCTGACACCCCAGTGGCCACCGAAGAAATCGCCCGCCACCCCAACGTTGTGGGGTTAAGAACCTTCTCTAAGGCGTGGGGGTTGGCCGGTATTCGCGTGGGCTATGCTTTTGGTGCTCCAGAGATCATCAGCGCATTAAATAAAGTCTGCTTGCCTTTCAGCGTCAATGCGGTTGCTCAAGCCGCAGCATTAACCTGCCTCGACTACGCAGACCGAGTCATGGCCAGCACCGAAGAAACCGTCATCCAGCGGGATCGAGTAGCCGACGCCTTAGGCGTGCAGCGATCACAAGCCAACTACGTGTGGCTACCCTGCGATGATCCCGCAACCGCCCCGGAGCTTGCCGAGCGTCTAGCCGAACACGGGGTTCTGGTTCGCGCCTTCCCGGAGGGGCTTCGCATCACCGTCACGAACAGAGCAGAAACAGATCTTTTCTTGGCGGCCTGGGAAAAAATCACTTAA
- a CDS encoding molybdopterin molybdotransferase MoeA — protein MRTPEEHLNAIRTRIPQLPHQRLPLHQAMNQVLAYDVHASTDSPRFDNSQMDGFALPRTALNQESTWPVGPIIPAGTDPHTLYPEGLKDCVAPIMTGAKVPAGTAAIVPVEHCHPPQFDAPDIRIPATAANQFIRFQGSDCRQGDILAPAGTVISPVMVGALASQDITEVEVVRRPRLLLCTAGEEIHPVGVEPHDMRGDVSASLPDANGPLLAALAQRFGMEVAGRIHSGDQPEECDQALATALSTTTVDAIITSGGISHGKYEVFKQVFGQCPSAWFGHVAQQPGGPQGLAEYHGIPVISLPGNPISTLVSFRLFVAPALSPQHCPPPQWARLITSSPEITGIVGKEQFRRAHLHHSKAGTEVEILSGPGSHLLISAAHADSLVRIPAGATLHGGDQVRIYPL, from the coding sequence ATGCGCACCCCCGAAGAGCACCTGAACGCTATCCGCACGCGGATTCCTCAGCTTCCGCACCAACGGTTGCCACTCCACCAAGCCATGAACCAGGTACTCGCCTACGATGTTCACGCCTCAACAGATTCCCCGCGCTTTGACAATTCCCAGATGGACGGCTTCGCGCTTCCACGCACCGCCCTCAACCAAGAAAGCACCTGGCCAGTCGGACCGATCATTCCGGCCGGCACTGATCCCCACACCCTCTACCCGGAGGGGTTAAAAGACTGCGTTGCTCCGATTATGACGGGAGCGAAAGTCCCTGCCGGAACCGCTGCGATTGTGCCCGTAGAGCACTGCCATCCGCCGCAGTTCGATGCCCCTGACATTCGTATCCCAGCGACCGCCGCCAACCAGTTCATCCGTTTCCAAGGAAGTGACTGCCGGCAAGGTGATATCCTCGCACCGGCAGGAACAGTCATTAGCCCGGTAATGGTGGGGGCCTTAGCAAGCCAAGACATCACAGAAGTCGAGGTCGTTCGACGCCCACGACTATTGCTGTGCACCGCAGGAGAAGAAATCCACCCGGTAGGCGTCGAACCTCACGATATGCGCGGCGATGTCTCAGCAAGCCTCCCCGACGCAAATGGGCCTTTGCTTGCCGCTTTAGCCCAACGCTTTGGGATGGAGGTAGCTGGCCGGATCCATAGCGGAGATCAACCCGAGGAATGTGATCAAGCCCTAGCCACTGCACTGAGTACCACCACGGTTGACGCCATTATCACCTCCGGTGGAATTAGCCACGGAAAGTACGAGGTGTTTAAACAAGTTTTCGGGCAGTGTCCTTCAGCCTGGTTCGGTCATGTAGCTCAGCAGCCTGGCGGCCCCCAAGGACTTGCCGAGTACCACGGGATACCCGTCATTTCTCTACCCGGCAATCCCATCTCAACGCTGGTAAGTTTCCGGCTGTTCGTAGCCCCGGCGCTATCCCCGCAGCACTGTCCGCCTCCCCAATGGGCACGTCTAATAACTAGTTCCCCTGAAATCACTGGGATTGTTGGAAAGGAACAATTCCGACGCGCCCACCTACACCACTCCAAAGCAGGAACAGAAGTGGAGATCCTTAGCGGTCCGGGATCTCACCTTCTTATTTCCGCCGCCCACGCCGATTCTCTCGTGAGAATTCCAGCGGGGGCAACTCTTCATGGCGGAGACCAGGTTAGGATCTATCCATTGTGA
- a CDS encoding molybdenum cofactor biosynthesis protein MoaE: MTQGAKNMRTGLVIVASTRAARGTYEDRSGPIAVEFLNELGYHTPPARVVEDSQISNVIDELFRNPRALPDVLLTSGGTGVTLDDLTVEVVSRHIQRPMPGIVQAFFLRGLENTPLAVASRAVAGISGRTFCMTLPGSTGGVRDGCEVLRPLLPHLTQLLNRGQDTTDTKAGTLVTSQISAQPLEQLIAQAKTQTTTPEAGAVVCFEGVVRNHDGGHAVKALSYSAHPSADRELARVVSEVLHHYPPVRAWVAHRTGDLRIGDLAFLVVVAAPHRTEAFAALAEICDRVKTEVPIWKEQLFVDGSTEWVGLQ, translated from the coding sequence GTGACTCAAGGAGCTAAGAACATGCGCACCGGCCTAGTAATTGTGGCCTCCACCCGAGCAGCCCGCGGCACCTATGAAGACCGTTCGGGCCCTATAGCCGTAGAGTTTCTTAATGAGTTGGGTTACCACACCCCGCCGGCGCGCGTTGTGGAAGATTCCCAGATTAGCAACGTGATTGATGAACTTTTCCGCAATCCACGCGCACTCCCGGATGTGCTTTTAACCTCCGGCGGAACCGGGGTCACCCTTGATGACCTGACTGTCGAAGTGGTAAGCCGCCACATCCAACGCCCCATGCCCGGCATAGTGCAAGCATTTTTCCTCCGCGGGCTTGAAAACACCCCCTTAGCAGTAGCATCACGCGCCGTGGCCGGCATTAGCGGAAGAACTTTTTGCATGACCCTTCCCGGCTCCACCGGCGGGGTGCGCGACGGTTGCGAGGTGCTGCGCCCGCTATTGCCGCACCTCACCCAGTTACTTAATAGGGGCCAGGACACCACCGACACCAAGGCAGGGACGTTGGTTACTTCTCAGATTTCCGCCCAACCCCTAGAACAGCTTATTGCTCAGGCTAAAACCCAGACCACCACACCAGAAGCCGGAGCTGTGGTCTGTTTCGAAGGGGTGGTTCGCAACCACGATGGTGGGCACGCCGTGAAAGCACTCAGCTACAGCGCCCACCCCTCTGCAGATAGAGAACTAGCCCGCGTTGTTTCTGAGGTGCTTCATCACTACCCGCCGGTTCGAGCCTGGGTGGCACACCGCACGGGTGATCTTCGGATTGGTGATTTAGCGTTTCTGGTGGTGGTGGCTGCGCCGCATCGCACCGAAGCCTTTGCAGCGTTAGCTGAGATATGCGACCGGGTGAAAACAGAAGTCCCGATCTGGAAAGAACAGCTCTTCGTCGACGGCAGCACGGAATGGGTAGGTTTGCAATGA
- a CDS encoding purine-cytosine permease family protein → MTDSLRENSPGVIRVERRSVGFIPQQERYGNAWNQFTLWFGANLQITTVVTGALAYVLGGDVFWSLIGLFIGQVAGGVVMALHSAQGPRLGLPQMISSRAQFGVYGAAIPLILIIFMYLGFAASGTVLAGQAITNLYHGSTWSGILIFGAASAVFAIIGYNIIHRLSRWVSVISIIAFAYLFFRFFIIADVGDLLSIKEFTWPSFLLAMALSASWQIAYGPYVADYSRYLPENTKSNSVFILTLAGTVISSTIAMSFGVFIAAWAGDAFKGDEVGTVVRLGTGGVVAGLIYLSIAIGKLSINVLNTYGGFMSMMTTYSGFRGKAEIPQSLRIISILIMTTISCLIALLGRDEFLPAFSSFLLFLLTFFIPWSAINLADFYWISKEKYDVPALADPDGRYGRWNVSALIAFIGGILIQLPFVATHFYTGPLVAKLGGADISWIVGLVATTVLYLALRPLDRRTFPDHTILPEENPVRHVDGS, encoded by the coding sequence ATGACTGACTCATTGCGGGAGAACTCACCAGGAGTAATCCGGGTAGAGCGCCGGTCTGTTGGTTTTATTCCTCAACAAGAGCGGTACGGTAACGCCTGGAATCAATTTACTCTGTGGTTCGGGGCAAATCTGCAAATCACCACGGTGGTCACTGGGGCACTCGCCTATGTGTTAGGTGGAGATGTCTTTTGGTCACTTATCGGACTATTCATCGGTCAAGTAGCTGGTGGCGTGGTGATGGCACTGCATTCCGCTCAAGGGCCTCGGCTCGGTCTTCCCCAGATGATCTCTTCCAGAGCACAATTTGGGGTCTATGGCGCAGCAATACCGCTGATCCTCATCATCTTCATGTACCTTGGTTTCGCCGCTTCAGGGACAGTGCTCGCCGGGCAAGCAATCACCAACCTTTATCACGGCTCTACCTGGAGCGGGATCCTTATTTTTGGTGCAGCCAGTGCAGTTTTCGCCATCATCGGCTACAACATCATCCACCGACTAAGCCGCTGGGTCAGCGTAATAAGCATCATCGCATTTGCCTACTTATTCTTTCGTTTCTTCATCATCGCCGATGTTGGGGACCTACTTAGCATCAAAGAATTTACCTGGCCATCATTCTTACTAGCTATGGCGTTATCTGCGTCATGGCAAATAGCCTATGGTCCCTATGTTGCTGATTACAGCCGCTATCTTCCAGAAAATACGAAATCAAATTCTGTTTTTATTTTAACCTTAGCCGGAACAGTAATCAGCTCAACAATAGCTATGAGCTTTGGTGTTTTTATTGCCGCCTGGGCGGGCGATGCATTTAAAGGTGATGAGGTTGGCACCGTAGTTCGTCTCGGTACAGGAGGTGTGGTCGCCGGTCTGATATATCTTTCTATCGCAATCGGAAAACTATCTATCAATGTTTTAAATACGTACGGTGGATTTATGTCCATGATGACCACATATAGTGGTTTTCGCGGGAAAGCTGAGATACCTCAGAGCCTTCGCATCATATCGATATTAATCATGACTACTATTAGTTGTTTAATTGCGCTATTGGGACGAGATGAATTTCTTCCAGCTTTTAGCTCTTTCCTTCTTTTCCTACTAACATTCTTTATCCCTTGGTCGGCTATTAATCTAGCTGACTTTTATTGGATATCTAAAGAAAAATATGATGTCCCCGCCTTAGCTGATCCAGATGGACGTTATGGGCGGTGGAATGTTTCGGCACTTATTGCTTTTATCGGCGGCATCCTCATCCAGCTTCCTTTTGTTGCTACCCACTTTTACACCGGACCGCTAGTGGCAAAGCTAGGTGGGGCGGATATTTCGTGGATTGTCGGACTGGTTGCCACTACTGTTCTCTATCTAGCACTTCGCCCCTTAGACCGTCGCACTTTTCCAGACCACACCATTCTTCCTGAAGAAAATCCAGTCAGGCACGTTGACGGAAGCTAA
- a CDS encoding DUF3800 domain-containing protein: MAALKHTYRANSGGWNTSYDLAAELFKGNYMLIAYLDEFGHQGPYIRHDHRKYNTHPCFGYAGFVLPADNVRRMGGYVKYIKEKLLAWEIEHSGKPSDQWEKKGSALLTTTNIDQYSDEILPALQRIYRKLGNLDGPIFFYDQQKPIGPVSLTKKTSQDRENHCLIQAINRLGSFASDNDEQLLVIMDATDTDNRERAVATLGATIYSRNNKENRSIIEIPLQTESHLYNTVQMADWTCALLGRLTDHHFAEQSEFSWAVDLGRDVFQVSKPTPNSIIWSNAKTKNSKCLPQQLVNATRFWEIEQRRESNVNESASKTKE, from the coding sequence GTGGCGGCGTTGAAACACACGTACCGCGCTAATTCCGGCGGCTGGAACACTTCTTATGATCTGGCCGCTGAGCTTTTTAAAGGAAACTATATGCTTATCGCCTACCTCGATGAGTTCGGACACCAAGGTCCCTATATCCGACACGACCACCGCAAATACAACACACATCCCTGCTTTGGCTACGCGGGGTTCGTGTTACCCGCCGACAATGTCAGACGAATGGGCGGGTACGTCAAATACATCAAAGAAAAGCTACTCGCTTGGGAAATCGAGCACTCTGGAAAACCGTCTGACCAATGGGAAAAGAAGGGCTCGGCGCTTCTGACTACCACAAACATTGATCAATACAGTGATGAGATATTGCCGGCGCTCCAACGCATCTACCGAAAACTTGGAAACCTCGATGGACCTATTTTCTTCTATGATCAACAAAAGCCCATCGGCCCCGTAAGTCTGACGAAAAAAACCTCCCAGGATCGTGAAAACCACTGCCTCATCCAGGCTATCAATCGACTCGGATCATTCGCCTCCGACAACGACGAACAGCTCCTGGTCATTATGGATGCTACAGACACCGACAACCGAGAACGCGCCGTCGCCACACTTGGCGCCACAATCTACTCGCGAAACAACAAAGAGAACCGAAGCATCATCGAAATTCCACTTCAGACCGAAAGCCACCTGTACAACACTGTCCAAATGGCAGACTGGACATGTGCACTTCTAGGCAGACTCACCGACCACCACTTTGCAGAACAATCCGAATTCTCATGGGCAGTGGACCTAGGTCGTGACGTCTTCCAAGTGTCGAAGCCAACTCCCAACTCTATCATCTGGTCGAACGCTAAAACTAAAAATTCAAAATGCCTTCCTCAACAACTCGTCAATGCAACCCGATTCTGGGAAATCGAGCAAAGACGAGAGTCCAACGTGAACGAAAGCGCCTCAAAAACGAAGGAATGA
- a CDS encoding DNA adenine methylase, whose product MRHLSPLRYPGGKTRLAPFLERIIRAQAPAPTQYAEPFAGGAGAALYLLHDRVVEHIHLNDLNPGIAGMWRAMLHETDAFLELIATTPIDLSEWKHQREIYQTPIGREDLELGFSTFYLNRTNRSGILNAGPIGGLEQRGKWKIDARYNRTGLINRVKTVAAMKDNISVTEMDGLDFLDSLNHLGDDLFVYADPPYIVQGGGLYLHAFDEIAHLRLAEKLAEIESPWLLTYDDDPRITDVLYRGGRCATFPIAHTAHKQHIGSEAVIFSKKLELPDMEITAGCIARWST is encoded by the coding sequence ATGAGGCATTTGTCGCCATTGCGCTACCCCGGAGGTAAAACGCGTCTTGCTCCGTTTCTTGAGCGGATTATTCGTGCGCAGGCTCCCGCTCCTACGCAGTATGCGGAGCCATTTGCTGGCGGTGCCGGCGCAGCATTGTACCTGCTTCATGACAGGGTAGTTGAGCACATTCATCTCAATGACCTTAACCCAGGTATTGCGGGCATGTGGCGAGCAATGCTGCATGAGACAGATGCATTCTTAGAGCTCATTGCGACAACACCAATTGATCTCTCGGAGTGGAAGCATCAGCGTGAGATATACCAAACTCCGATTGGCCGAGAGGATTTGGAACTCGGCTTTTCCACTTTCTACCTCAATAGAACCAATCGATCCGGAATCTTGAATGCTGGACCCATTGGAGGATTAGAGCAGCGCGGAAAATGGAAGATCGACGCCAGGTATAACCGGACCGGGTTGATCAATCGAGTGAAAACTGTCGCCGCAATGAAAGATAACATCTCGGTAACAGAGATGGATGGACTCGACTTTCTAGATTCCTTGAATCACCTTGGAGATGACCTCTTTGTGTATGCCGATCCGCCATATATCGTGCAAGGTGGAGGGCTTTACCTTCACGCTTTTGATGAGATCGCGCATCTTCGGCTCGCTGAGAAACTCGCCGAGATTGAAAGCCCTTGGCTACTTACTTATGACGACGATCCACGTATTACCGATGTACTGTACCGAGGCGGGCGATGCGCCACGTTCCCAATTGCGCACACCGCGCACAAACAGCATATCGGATCTGAGGCCGTGATCTTTTCGAAGAAGCTGGAGCTACCAGATATGGAGATCACAGCAGGCTGCATCGCTCGATGGTCTACATAG
- a CDS encoding MoaD/ThiS family protein has product MEIHYFAAARAARGKSMEQRDRVPETLEELLAELRAEAPQENSSEEMGLADVLEQCSFLLDGEKAQLHAGLAGVKRVDILPPFAGG; this is encoded by the coding sequence ATGGAGATTCATTATTTTGCGGCGGCCCGGGCTGCGCGGGGAAAAAGCATGGAGCAGCGGGATCGTGTTCCTGAAACGTTGGAGGAGTTATTAGCCGAGTTGCGTGCTGAAGCGCCCCAGGAGAACTCCTCTGAGGAGATGGGGTTAGCGGATGTGTTGGAGCAGTGCAGTTTTTTGCTTGATGGAGAAAAAGCCCAGCTCCATGCTGGGCTTGCCGGGGTAAAGCGGGTCGATATTTTGCCGCCCTTTGCCGGGGGTTAA